ATCTGGCAACTATCGAACCAGAAACCGAATCCGTATTGAGTTTTCAGGTTGCTGGAAACGTCGAAGCAGTCTATGTAATCGAAGGGCAATTCGTCAAAAAAGGAACACTACTGGCACATCTTTCAGCCGGTCATCTAAGCAATGTCTATTCATCAGTCAAAGCAGAATACAACCAGGTTTACGATACCTACAAGCGCATGGAGCAACTCTATAAAAGCAACAGTTTGGCCGAAATAAAATTCATCGAAATAAAATCGAAACTCCAGCAAGCTAAGGCGCAGTTTCAATCGGCTCAGAAAGACATTGCGGACTGCAGTTTATATGCTCCGTTCGACGGCGTTGTGGACAAGAAAATGATCGAAGTAGGCATTAATGTCAGTCCAGGAGCCTCAGTACTGAAGTTAATGAAAATCAGTAATGTAAACGCCAAAATTTCAATTCCAGAAAAAGATATTTCAAGAATAAAAGTCGGCCAATGGGCCGAAATTGAAATTCCTGTTTTAGGCAAGACATTCACCGGAAAAATATCAGAAAAGAATCTGGCACCCGACAACTTCTCACAAACTTACGATGTGAAAGTGAGACTAGATAATCCGCACAACGAACTTCTTTCAGGAATGATAGGCAACGCACATTTGCAAGAAGAATCTTCGCAACAAATGATTGTAATTCCGGCAGAAGTCGTACAGCTTTTGCCAAATGACCAACAATTTGTGTGGGTTGTGGACAATAACAACCAAGTGCATTTCAAAAAAGTGAAAGTCGGCGAACAAACAGCCAATGGTATCCAAATTATCTCTGGACTCAACAAAGGTGATAAAGTGGTAACTGATGGATATCAAAAATTGAGCGAAGGATTAATCGTAAAAGAATTGTAAGACAACGTTATGGAAAATAAAAAATCGAATAACAAAATCGTCGATTGGGCGATGCGGAACAACAAAATCGTACTCCTCTTTTCTACATTTTTCATTCTCATCGGCATATACAGTTTAGTAAAAATGCCAAAACAGGAATATCCTACCATCACTATCCGTCAAGCTTTGGTGGTGGGAGTCTATCCAGGAGCCACACCCAAGCAGGTGGAAGAGCGGTTAACCAAACCGCTTGAAGAATATCTTTTTCGCTACAAGGAGGTGAAGAAAAAAAACACCTATTCTTATTCGCAAGACGGATTTGCCTACGTATATGTGGAATTAGAAGACAACGTGAATGACAAGGATAAAGTATGGTCTAAAATCAAACACGGACTGATTGCCTTTAAACAAACCCTGGCACCCGATATTCAGGCTATTGTAGTGGACGATGATTTCGGAAACACATCAGCCATGATGATGACCATCAGTTCCCAAACCAAGACCTATCGCCAACTTGAGAAATATGCCGATAAGCTCGAAGAGCAACTGAGAAGAATTGAGTCGGTATCGAAAATCGAAAAATTCGGCACACGCAAAGAGGAAATCACTGTGTTACTCAACAAGCAAAAACTAGCATCGTATAACGTTCCCGTTTCGGCTTTAGCCTTTGATATTTTCAGTGACGGATTGGTGAACAATGCCGGTGAAATCGACAAGAAAAAAGGTGTTGTTCCCATTCATCTTCGTAATAGTGTTGCAACAGTACCCGATTTGCAAGAGAAAATCGTTTATACCGATACCAAAGGCAATTTCATCCGTCTGAAAGATATTGCCGAGATAAAAATGCAATATCCTCGTTCAGAAGGACACATCGAGCATAATTGCGTAAAAAGCGTAGTGGTTTCAATTGAAATGCAAAACGGAAAAGATATCGTACATTTTGGAAAACAAGTAAATTCAGTTCTGAATAAATTCAAATTGAATTTGCCAAAAGATGTGCAATTGCAGACCATTGTTGACCAGCCGCAAGTGGTGGAAGATTCGGTATCCTCTTTCCTTCTGGAAATGTTAATAGCTATTTGTTCAGTAATTCTAGTAACTATTATTCTGTTACCTTTTCGTGTAGCAGGGATTGCAGCGACTTCCATTCCGATTACGATTTTTATTTCGTTCATCATCCTCTATGCATTTGGTTTCGAATTGAACATCGTGAATTTTGCCGCACTCATTGTCGTACTTGGCCTGATTGTAGATGATTGCATTGTGATTGTGGATGCCTACATAGACTATATAGACGAAGGCTATAGTTGCTGGCACGCCTCCATAATGAGTGCAAAAGAATATTTCAAATCACTGATTACAGCCACATTAGCCATCAGTATCACGTTTTTTCCTTTTCTTTTCACCTTCAAAGGAACACTCCTCAATTTCATCTCCTCTTTCCCCTGGACGATGAGTATCACTCTGCTTGTATCACTTGGAGTAGCAGTTATTATCATTCCCGTTATTCAGTATTTTCTAATTAAAAAAGGACTCCATGAAAAAGGGAAAGTACAAAAAAGAACATTTCTCGACAAAGTACAAAAAGTATATAACCGATATCTTCTCCGATTTTTTCAACATTATAAGCTCGTATTTTCAGTGGTTATTTTATCACTTGTTTTAGCCTATTGGATGGCTAGCCATGTAAATGTGCGAATGATGCCTTTGGCAGAACGTAACCTATTTGCCGTGGAGATTTATCTCCCCAAAGGAGCTTCCATAGAACAGACGCAAGCTGTGTCGGACAGTATGCAGTACATCCTCAAAAAGGACGAACGTGTTACCTCGGTCACTTCTTTCATCGGAACCAATGCACCTCGGTTTCATACACTCTATACGCCCAAAATTCCAGAAAAATCTTACGCACAACTAATTGTGAATACAGAATCAAACGAAGCTACAAATGAAATGATGAACGAATACTTAAACAAATACATCGACTATTTCCCCAATGCAAATGTCTATTTCAAACAGCTTGACAACGAAAGCGTAGAAGTACCTATTGAAATACGCCTTTCAGGAACGGATGAAAATATATTGAAGACCTATGCTACCAATATAAAAAAGACACTGCACAAGATAGATGGATTGATGTGGATTCATGACGATTTAGAGAATGCTCGTCCCTATATCGATGTAAACAAAAACTCGGTACAAGCTAGCCGTTCTGGGATCACCAATAGCGATATGGCAATCGAACTCTCAAACTCGTATGGCGGAATTCAAGTAGGACAAATTTGGGACGCAGATTACGCCATTCCTATCAAGCTCAAAGATGTACAGGAAGAAGATTCTGCCTCATCCAACGTGAGTAAACACTACATACCCAGCACCTCAGATAAGGCAATTCCACTGGGACAAATTGCTGATGTTTCTACCAAATGGTACAATGCACAACAAGCTCGACGCAACGGTGTGGCTACCCTCACGGTGAAAGCAATGCTCAGGCACGGGCTGAACGCCAACGATATACAACCAAAAGTGGAGAAAGTGGTGAATGAAATTCAACGAAGAGTCGGTTCGTCCGATATTTACATCGAATACGGAGGATATAAAGAATCAGATGCCATTACCGTACCGTATATTTTGTCGGGATTGAGTATTTCAGTTCTGATAATCTTCTTCATTCTGCTTTTCCATTACCATAAGATCAGCTTAGCTCTCCTCACATTGGCTTCCACAGTATTATGCTTCTTCGGAGCTGCATTTGGTATTTATATTTCAGGACTCGACTTCGGCATCACCTCTATTTTGGGTGTCGTTTGCCTCTTCGGAATCATTGTTAGAAACGGAGTTATCCTTTTTGACTATGCCGAAATGCTTCGCAAAAAACATAAAATGACAGTGAAAGAAGCTGCAAAAGAAGCTGCAAAACGCAGAATGCGTCCCATCGTTCTAACCTCGCTAGCAGCATCTACAGGAGTGATTCCGATGCTCTTGAGCAAAAGTCCGCTATGGGCTCCAATGGCGGCTGTGATTTGTAGCGGTGTACTTATCTCTATGTTTTTCATCATTACCGTGTTACCTGTCGCATACTGGTTGGTTTATAGAAATCACGATAATATAAAAAAAATGAGATTACATAAAGCATCTATCATCATGGCTGTCTGCTTACTCTTTTCCGTTTCAGCTTTCAGCCAAAACACCTTCACTTTAGAGCAAATGAAAGAAATGGCTGCGAAAAACAACCTTAGTTTGCAAGCGGCCAAACTAAGTATTGAGCAAAGCAAAGAGAAGGAATCGGAAGCTTTCACACACTATTTTCCGAATGTACAAGCAGGAGCTATCGCTTTTCATTCATCCGACGGATTGCTCGACAAAGGCATCTCTCAAGCTTTCGGGTTGCCAGCGATGAATAACGGATTAATAACAGATGTCACTGCTATACAACCTATCTTCCAAGGAGGAGAGATATACAATTCCAATAAATTAGCGAAACTAGGCACCGAAATCAACAAATTACAAGTGAGCGATTCCAAGAAAGATATTCTCTTACAAGTAGAATCGAATTTCTGGCAACTCTATATCTTGCAAGAAAACGAGAAAACGCTGAATTTACTCGATAGCCTAACCAGCAGCCTGTGGCGAGAAGTTAGCAATGCCGTGAAGGCTGGTCTCACCAATCGCAACGAATTGCTTCAAGTAGAACTTCGCCAAAGCGAGATAGCGAGTCAGCGTTTGCAGTTAGACAATAGTATCCAAACTTATAAATCGGTGTTGGCACAACTAATCGGTTTGAAAGATACCGACTTCAGTATCAATGTCGGTACCAAAGAATCAATTAATCCCTTGAATGAATATGTGGATACTAAAGCGGCATTACCAACCACCGAAAAATATCAGCTGCTCGACAAAAACATCGCTGCCGCCAAAATCAACGAAAAGTTCGAATTAGCCAAGAGTTTACCTAAAATAAGCATTGGAGCGAGCTATAGTTACTTTAATCAACTTCCTACAAACCGTTCCTCCATGACCTACTTTGTGCAAGTAGCTATCCCGATTTCAGATTGGTGGGTAAACTCACACGCTATCAAACAAAAGCAGATTGCATCGCGTATGGCCGAATACAACAAGCAGGACATCTCTCAAAAGTTAGTCATCGAAATGGACAACCTACGTCGACAATTAGACGAATCTTATCAGCAAATGCACATTGCCCAATCATCTGTCAAATCGGCAACAGAGAATCTCCGCATAAGCTCTGATTATTATAAAAACGGGATGGAAACGATGAGCGACCTGCTCGAATCGCAAACACTTTTTCAGAAAGCGAACAACAAGCTAACGGAATCTTATGCACGCTATATGGTAAAACGCGCCGAATATAGAAAAGCTACCGGAAAATAAGTACTGGAATAAAATATTCACTCAAAAATAAAAAAATGCATCAGAAACAATATAAGTGGATTACATTCATTCTCTTGCTGTTAACTATGAGAGCAACAGCTCAGACGCAGAAAGAAAGATTCACCGACAAACTATATTTTCCTTTTGGTATTGGTTACCTCAATTCGCCCCATAACAACCTCCAAGCCGGCATCATCGTCAATATGGCTGCAGAATATCGCTTCCATAGTCACCATGGTATGTTTCTCCGACTTAGTTATGACAACCGTTCTAACTCCTACAAACGAGATGAAATAAACGGAACCAACATTACAAAGGGGAAACTAAAATTTAATGATTTCCTATTCGGAGTTGGTTATCGGCTCAATGATGAGCATAGGTTCCATCCCTTTGCATTGATACAATTTGGTCCTAGCTTTTGCGAATATCAACAAATCATCTCTTCGAACGGCACGTATCAGATAAAAGAGAAAAGCAAGACTGTTCCGGTAGTCAAACTATTAGCTGGGGGCGAATATTATATTGGCAAATCGGCTGCCATCACTCTTGATATTGGTTACATTTGGAGTCTGAAAAATACTCCTTTTGGACAAAACCATCTCAATGAAGGTGCCCTCTCAATCTCCATCGGATTGACAACAACTCTGCTTTAAAGCTCATTATAATAATAATTTAAAAATAGAATTATCACATAAATGCGATTGATCATAGACTTATGAGTTGATAAAATATCTGAATCTAAAAAAACGGATTCATCTCGCAGGCATATACTTTGTTCATCCATATCCTTCTTATATCTACGAAATTTTTATTACTTTTGTGACATAACCTGAGTTCACAAACAAACCCTATTAATAAGGATATGGAAATACTAAAAGAAACAGTAAATGCAGTGGTCAACTCCAGATTCCCGGAGATGAGCCTCGAAGGGCGTACTATTCTGGAAGGCGCAGTCATAAGCCGTGAGTTAAAAAAAGGCGAAATGCTCATTCATGAGGGTCAGATCAGCCAACATATTGTATTTGTAGGGAAAGGGATGATTAGACAATACTATTTTAAGAATGGTAAAGAAGTCACCGAACACTTCTCTTATGAAGGTTGCATCGTGATGTGCATTGAAAGTTTACTAAAGCAGGAACCTACCAGACTAGTTGCTGAAGCTTTGGAACCATGTACAGTCTACCTCCTTCCTTATGAAAACCTTCTCAAACTAGCAGACAACATAAAAGAGATCAACACTTTTTATCGTAAAATACTGGAGTACTCACTCATCACTTCCCAAGTAAAAGCTGACTCATGGCGATTTGAGACAGCCCGTGAGCGCTATAATTTATTAATGAAAACCTCTCCGGAAGTCATAAAACGAGCTCCGTTATCATATATTGCATCATACCTTCTAATGACTCCCGAGACATTAAGCCGAGTCAGGGCAGGGCAGTTGTAAAAAAGCTATCTCTTTCGATATTCCTTAGGAGACATACCCACATAGTGCTTAAAATACTTCCCGAAAAAAGATTGATTAGCAAAATGCAAATCTTCAGCAATCTGTTGGATATTCATATCAGAGGATTTAAGTAAAGCTTTTGCTTCGAGAATCACAAAATCATCAATCCATTCGCCTGCCGTCTTACCACTAGTTTCTTTCACCACCCAAGAAAGATGTTTAGGTGTTAAATACATCTTTTTCGCATAATAAGTTACACTTCTTTCCTGCTTATAAAATGCTCCTACCTCATTTATAAAGTGCTCAAAAATCTCCTGTTGACGAGTTTTTGTACTACTCTTTTGCTCTATGTAAGGTGCGCAGATATTATATAAATCATAAAAAAACGAAAACATCAAACCTTGAGCAACTTCTTTCCTAAATATGTTATTTGTCATCTTCACCTTTTTCCATAAAAAGGTGTGGTGCTCCATTAAATCATTCAACTGCTCAGTAGTCAAATCAATACAAGAATGATCTTTCAAATAAAGGAAAAAAGGAAGAATGGTATTTAGACGAGGAAGGATAGCATCCAGAAAAGGTTCAGAAACAACAATAAATGCACCCGAGAAATCAGGAGAGATCTCAAAACACTGCACTATTTGATCCGACATAATAATTAGTGCCTGATTAGTAGAGAAGGTATAGTCCTTCAAATTAACAGCCAAACGACAAAATCCAGTCAAACAAATGCCCAAAACAGCAACTTCAACTCTATTAGGATAATCCATTAGTGGGAGGTCGCCTATTTCTTTAAAAATAGCAAAATCATTATCAATAGCATCTCCTTCTTCATGCAGTTCAGAAGTATTGGAAATATTAATTCGAGGTATTCTACTTATATCCATTTTCATTATTTTGTGCAAACATATATATTCTCTTTGAAGATTACAAATCAAAGAGAGTCAAAATCAGACAAAAAGAACAATTATAATAGAAGAGAGAACTTTTTTATAGAATCAAAACCAACCATCTTTGCAGTGCTTATCTCACAATAAATCAAATAATAAATAATGGTATGGGATTTTTTAGGTACACGTGTATTTTAGTATGCAGTATTCTACTCTTTAGCTGCACAGGAAAAAAAGACGAATCAGGAGCAAATAAATCGGTAGCCATAAAGGCCATAAAAGTTGTTGCAGATTCAACAGAAAGTGGAAAGAATTATGTAGGAACGGTAGAGGCCTCTTCTACCTCATCCTTAAGTTTTCAAGTTATGGGTAACGTAAGCAAAGTGCTGGTCACCGAAGGAGAAAAAGTACATAAAGGACAACTATTGGCGGTCTTAGACAAAGCAACACTTCAAAATGCTTATAACGCTTCCGCTGCGAGTTTAAAACAAGCTCAAGATGCTTATAGTCGAATGAAGCAATTACGCGAAAGCGGTAGCCTGCCCGAAATCAAATGGGTAGAAGTAGAGAGTAAATTGCAACAAGCAAAAAGTATGGAGCAAATTGCTAAGAAAAACATGAAAGATGCAGGATTATACGCACCTTTTAACGGAGTCATTTCTAGAAAAAACTTAGATCCTGGGATGAATGTAATGCCGGGTATAGAAGTTTTTCAATTAGCTGATATCAAGGATGTTAACATCAAAATTTCTGTTCCAGAGAATGAGGTGGCAAACATTGAAAAGAAACAAACTGCAGACATATCGGTATCCGCGCTAAATAATAGAATGTTTGAAGGAGTAGTCTCCGAAAAAGGGATTGTAGCAAACCCTTTATCGCATACATACGAAGTAAAGATAAAGCTTT
This is a stretch of genomic DNA from uncultured Bacteroides sp.. It encodes these proteins:
- a CDS encoding efflux RND transporter periplasmic adaptor subunit → MRKYYVLLFVTICMASCNNKPKTAENPIAVKTMTISFEKYSSNSNYLATIEPETESVLSFQVAGNVEAVYVIEGQFVKKGTLLAHLSAGHLSNVYSSVKAEYNQVYDTYKRMEQLYKSNSLAEIKFIEIKSKLQQAKAQFQSAQKDIADCSLYAPFDGVVDKKMIEVGINVSPGASVLKLMKISNVNAKISIPEKDISRIKVGQWAEIEIPVLGKTFTGKISEKNLAPDNFSQTYDVKVRLDNPHNELLSGMIGNAHLQEESSQQMIVIPAEVVQLLPNDQQFVWVVDNNNQVHFKKVKVGEQTANGIQIISGLNKGDKVVTDGYQKLSEGLIVKEL
- a CDS encoding efflux RND transporter permease subunit; protein product: MENKKSNNKIVDWAMRNNKIVLLFSTFFILIGIYSLVKMPKQEYPTITIRQALVVGVYPGATPKQVEERLTKPLEEYLFRYKEVKKKNTYSYSQDGFAYVYVELEDNVNDKDKVWSKIKHGLIAFKQTLAPDIQAIVVDDDFGNTSAMMMTISSQTKTYRQLEKYADKLEEQLRRIESVSKIEKFGTRKEEITVLLNKQKLASYNVPVSALAFDIFSDGLVNNAGEIDKKKGVVPIHLRNSVATVPDLQEKIVYTDTKGNFIRLKDIAEIKMQYPRSEGHIEHNCVKSVVVSIEMQNGKDIVHFGKQVNSVLNKFKLNLPKDVQLQTIVDQPQVVEDSVSSFLLEMLIAICSVILVTIILLPFRVAGIAATSIPITIFISFIILYAFGFELNIVNFAALIVVLGLIVDDCIVIVDAYIDYIDEGYSCWHASIMSAKEYFKSLITATLAISITFFPFLFTFKGTLLNFISSFPWTMSITLLVSLGVAVIIIPVIQYFLIKKGLHEKGKVQKRTFLDKVQKVYNRYLLRFFQHYKLVFSVVILSLVLAYWMASHVNVRMMPLAERNLFAVEIYLPKGASIEQTQAVSDSMQYILKKDERVTSVTSFIGTNAPRFHTLYTPKIPEKSYAQLIVNTESNEATNEMMNEYLNKYIDYFPNANVYFKQLDNESVEVPIEIRLSGTDENILKTYATNIKKTLHKIDGLMWIHDDLENARPYIDVNKNSVQASRSGITNSDMAIELSNSYGGIQVGQIWDADYAIPIKLKDVQEEDSASSNVSKHYIPSTSDKAIPLGQIADVSTKWYNAQQARRNGVATLTVKAMLRHGLNANDIQPKVEKVVNEIQRRVGSSDIYIEYGGYKESDAITVPYILSGLSISVLIIFFILLFHYHKISLALLTLASTVLCFFGAAFGIYISGLDFGITSILGVVCLFGIIVRNGVILFDYAEMLRKKHKMTVKEAAKEAAKRRMRPIVLTSLAASTGVIPMLLSKSPLWAPMAAVICSGVLISMFFIITVLPVAYWLVYRNHDNIKKMRLHKASIIMAVCLLFSVSAFSQNTFTLEQMKEMAAKNNLSLQAAKLSIEQSKEKESEAFTHYFPNVQAGAIAFHSSDGLLDKGISQAFGLPAMNNGLITDVTAIQPIFQGGEIYNSNKLAKLGTEINKLQVSDSKKDILLQVESNFWQLYILQENEKTLNLLDSLTSSLWREVSNAVKAGLTNRNELLQVELRQSEIASQRLQLDNSIQTYKSVLAQLIGLKDTDFSINVGTKESINPLNEYVDTKAALPTTEKYQLLDKNIAAAKINEKFELAKSLPKISIGASYSYFNQLPTNRSSMTYFVQVAIPISDWWVNSHAIKQKQIASRMAEYNKQDISQKLVIEMDNLRRQLDESYQQMHIAQSSVKSATENLRISSDYYKNGMETMSDLLESQTLFQKANNKLTESYARYMVKRAEYRKATGK
- a CDS encoding outer membrane beta-barrel protein, with product MHQKQYKWITFILLLLTMRATAQTQKERFTDKLYFPFGIGYLNSPHNNLQAGIIVNMAAEYRFHSHHGMFLRLSYDNRSNSYKRDEINGTNITKGKLKFNDFLFGVGYRLNDEHRFHPFALIQFGPSFCEYQQIISSNGTYQIKEKSKTVPVVKLLAGGEYYIGKSAAITLDIGYIWSLKNTPFGQNHLNEGALSISIGLTTTLL
- a CDS encoding cyclic nucleotide-binding domain-containing protein translates to MEILKETVNAVVNSRFPEMSLEGRTILEGAVISRELKKGEMLIHEGQISQHIVFVGKGMIRQYYFKNGKEVTEHFSYEGCIVMCIESLLKQEPTRLVAEALEPCTVYLLPYENLLKLADNIKEINTFYRKILEYSLITSQVKADSWRFETARERYNLLMKTSPEVIKRAPLSYIASYLLMTPETLSRVRAGQL
- a CDS encoding helix-turn-helix domain-containing protein is translated as MDISRIPRINISNTSELHEEGDAIDNDFAIFKEIGDLPLMDYPNRVEVAVLGICLTGFCRLAVNLKDYTFSTNQALIIMSDQIVQCFEISPDFSGAFIVVSEPFLDAILPRLNTILPFFLYLKDHSCIDLTTEQLNDLMEHHTFLWKKVKMTNNIFRKEVAQGLMFSFFYDLYNICAPYIEQKSSTKTRQQEIFEHFINEVGAFYKQERSVTYYAKKMYLTPKHLSWVVKETSGKTAGEWIDDFVILEAKALLKSSDMNIQQIAEDLHFANQSFFGKYFKHYVGMSPKEYRKR
- a CDS encoding efflux RND transporter periplasmic adaptor subunit; this translates as MGFFRYTCILVCSILLFSCTGKKDESGANKSVAIKAIKVVADSTESGKNYVGTVEASSTSSLSFQVMGNVSKVLVTEGEKVHKGQLLAVLDKATLQNAYNASAASLKQAQDAYSRMKQLRESGSLPEIKWVEVESKLQQAKSMEQIAKKNMKDAGLYAPFNGVISRKNLDPGMNVMPGIEVFQLADIKDVNIKISVPENEVANIEKKQTADISVSALNNRMFEGVVSEKGIVANPLSHTYEVKIKLSNKTLELMPGMVCNVTVHALKNRMAIVVPNSAVQFNPDGEHFVWLAQNGVATRKVVQIGALTAKGIIITNGLNEGDMIITEGNQKVSEGTKITLE